One genomic window of Nitrososphaera sp. includes the following:
- a CDS encoding ABC transporter permease gives MNSVTLLVYRNLVASIDKVYLIWQVVFPLIYIFIAGYSYSSLLQGKGVEIGSISVPYPAFLAAGMIGFNVMNSSTVAGSIIWNDKRNGMFQQLLVMPFARVEYIFGNTVTIMLMGLASAGLILVAGSPTLLGAAHPSVLSALFVLLALIAGAIFFGSITIIISTRLKSSEGFNVIVNSVFLFFSFVSTAFYPAQGVPPPLNIAFYLNPLTYIVDITRAGMFDQIQPFTIIEAGLIVVASAVAFAIATLSMLKLKI, from the coding sequence ATGAACTCTGTAACGCTGCTAGTATACCGCAACCTTGTTGCTTCCATCGACAAGGTTTACCTCATCTGGCAGGTGGTTTTTCCGCTAATCTACATCTTTATCGCCGGCTACTCGTACTCCTCGCTTCTTCAGGGCAAGGGAGTCGAGATAGGAAGCATATCGGTTCCCTACCCCGCGTTTCTTGCCGCAGGTATGATCGGCTTTAACGTCATGAACAGCAGCACCGTGGCAGGCAGCATAATCTGGAACGACAAGCGAAACGGCATGTTTCAGCAGCTGCTCGTCATGCCTTTTGCAAGGGTGGAATACATTTTCGGAAATACCGTCACGATAATGCTGATGGGACTTGCAAGCGCCGGCCTGATCCTTGTCGCGGGCAGCCCGACTTTACTGGGAGCAGCTCATCCTTCAGTTCTGAGCGCGCTCTTTGTCCTGCTTGCCCTTATTGCAGGGGCGATATTCTTCGGCTCCATAACCATAATCATTTCAACCCGCCTGAAGAGCAGCGAGGGTTTTAACGTCATTGTCAACAGCGTGTTTCTTTTTTTCTCCTTTGTAAGCACTGCGTTCTATCCTGCACAGGGGGTCCCGCCGCCGTTAAACATCGCCTTTTACCTCAACCCGCTCACCTACATCGTCGACATTACACGGGCGGGAATGTTCGACCAGATCCAGCCCTTTACGATAATTGAGGCCGGACTTATCGTGGTGGCAAGCGCCGTTGCATTTGCAATCGCGACGCTGTCGATGCTGAAGCTGAAAATCTGA
- a CDS encoding ABC transporter ATP-binding protein: MSDECIIVSDLRKSYGRTEAVAGVSFEVGYKSIFGFLGPNGAGKTTTIKVLTTLVPPTSGSVQIFGLDSVRHSKEIRRRIGAVLQEPSYEANLTVERALDLYGRLWKMPAERRKDRARELIERFDLSEIRGTKNDELSIGQRRRVQVAREFMHEMDLLFLDEPTVGLDPAARRTLLDYVKKRVAAGLTVFFTTHIMEEAEYICDEIAIINQGRIIATDTPAGLKQKYGGLNTIEIRIKEGYVERAPKVLDGILAGQKMEIDNNTIVIHSAGAQELLVRAIDVLSANSIPIESATVNPPSLEDVFIRIVQNK, translated from the coding sequence TTGTCCGACGAATGCATCATTGTTTCTGACCTTCGAAAAAGCTACGGCAGGACGGAAGCAGTTGCAGGCGTATCGTTTGAAGTCGGCTACAAGAGCATTTTTGGCTTCCTGGGCCCCAACGGGGCAGGCAAGACAACCACCATCAAGGTGTTAACGACGCTCGTGCCCCCGACGTCTGGAAGTGTCCAGATTTTCGGCCTTGACAGCGTGAGGCATTCCAAGGAAATCAGAAGACGAATAGGGGCCGTTCTGCAGGAGCCAAGCTATGAAGCCAACCTTACCGTCGAGCGCGCGCTGGACCTCTACGGCAGGCTGTGGAAGATGCCGGCGGAGCGGCGCAAAGACCGCGCAAGGGAGCTTATCGAAAGATTTGACCTTTCAGAAATCAGGGGGACAAAAAACGACGAGCTTTCCATAGGCCAGCGAAGGCGAGTGCAGGTGGCCAGGGAGTTCATGCACGAAATGGACTTGCTGTTCTTGGACGAGCCGACGGTGGGCCTTGATCCTGCAGCAAGGAGAACACTCCTTGACTATGTCAAAAAGCGCGTCGCCGCAGGTCTCACGGTGTTTTTCACCACGCACATCATGGAGGAAGCCGAATACATCTGCGACGAGATTGCAATCATTAACCAGGGCAGGATTATCGCCACGGACACTCCTGCGGGGCTGAAGCAAAAGTATGGCGGCCTCAACACGATTGAGATAAGGATTAAGGAAGGCTATGTTGAGCGGGCGCCCAAGGTGCTTGACGGAATACTTGCAGGGCAAAAGATGGAAATAGATAACAACACTATCGTCATCCATTCTGCCGGCGCTCAGGAGCTTTTGGTGCGAGCAATTGACGTGCTGTCCGCTAACTCTATTCCCATCGAAAGCGCCACTGTAAATCCGCCCAGTCTCGAAGATGTCTTTATCAGAATAGTGCAAAACAAGTAA
- a CDS encoding dihydrolipoyl dehydrogenase, whose translation MNYDLVVIGSGAGLDVASAAAQYGMKVAIVEKDRMGGTCLNRGCIPSKLLIHSADVMDVIKTASQFGIKVEKYSVDFAAIVGRVSSITDSDSEGIRRALEDSENPKLFTGEARFVSERTLNVEGHGAVSGDRILIATGTRPSIPSIRGLDGSGFITSDQALRLDRLPRVLTILGGGFIAAELAHFFGSLGSSINIIQRSARLVPQEDEEVSQKFTEIMSSKYSVYLSTEPELVEKSGETFRVSVKDRTGSRVIESDQLLIATGRIPNSDILDVSKAGVKTDERGFVVTNGYLETNVEGIYALGDAVGRYQYRHSANHEARYAFYNIANSFGAKNGRAEKVAVDYAAMPHAIFSSPQVAGAGSTEQELRSKEIPYRKSVYRYLHTAMGHALEDKDGFVKLLVQDGQGRGKILGCHILGSDASTLIHEVLVAMRSGLGVEALRDTVHIHPALSEVVARAAGQL comes from the coding sequence TTGAACTACGACCTGGTCGTGATTGGCAGCGGCGCGGGGCTGGATGTTGCCAGCGCGGCAGCGCAGTACGGGATGAAAGTCGCAATCGTCGAAAAGGACAGGATGGGAGGCACCTGCCTGAACAGGGGCTGCATCCCGTCAAAACTGCTAATTCACAGCGCTGACGTGATGGACGTGATAAAGACCGCGTCGCAGTTTGGAATCAAGGTTGAAAAATACTCTGTCGACTTTGCCGCAATCGTCGGGCGCGTGTCGTCGATTACTGACTCCGACTCCGAGGGAATCCGCCGGGCGCTTGAGGATTCTGAAAATCCCAAGCTGTTTACCGGCGAGGCGAGATTTGTTTCGGAAAGGACGCTAAATGTTGAGGGACACGGGGCTGTCTCCGGCGACCGCATCCTGATTGCCACCGGGACACGGCCGTCCATTCCAAGCATCAGAGGCCTTGATGGCAGCGGGTTTATCACAAGCGACCAGGCGCTTAGGCTTGACAGACTGCCAAGGGTGTTGACAATTCTGGGCGGCGGCTTTATCGCCGCAGAGCTGGCCCACTTTTTCGGCTCACTTGGCAGCAGCATAAACATCATACAACGCTCGGCAAGGCTCGTGCCCCAAGAGGACGAGGAAGTATCGCAAAAATTCACCGAGATAATGTCGTCCAAGTACTCCGTCTACCTGTCGACCGAGCCGGAGCTGGTTGAAAAGTCAGGCGAGACCTTTCGGGTTTCGGTAAAGGACCGCACAGGCTCCAGAGTAATAGAATCTGACCAGCTGCTAATAGCAACAGGCCGCATCCCAAATTCGGACATCCTTGACGTATCGAAAGCCGGCGTAAAAACCGACGAGCGCGGCTTTGTTGTGACAAACGGGTATCTGGAGACAAACGTGGAGGGCATCTACGCGCTTGGCGACGCAGTCGGGCGCTATCAATACAGGCACAGCGCCAACCACGAGGCAAGGTACGCATTTTACAATATTGCAAATTCGTTTGGTGCAAAGAACGGTCGAGCGGAAAAGGTTGCTGTCGACTATGCTGCAATGCCCCATGCGATTTTCAGCTCGCCCCAGGTGGCCGGCGCAGGCAGCACAGAGCAGGAGCTCAGGTCCAAGGAAATTCCATACAGAAAAAGCGTCTACAGATACCTGCACACTGCTATGGGCCATGCGCTTGAAGACAAGGACGGCTTTGTCAAGTTGCTGGTCCAGGACGGGCAGGGCCGCGGAAAGATACTGGGCTGCCACATCCTTGGCTCAGATGCCTCAACTCTCATTCACGAGGTCCTAGTTGCGATGAGGTCCGGACTCGGCGTAGAGGCACTGCGCGATACGGTCCACATTCATCCTGCACTGTCAGAGGTAGTTGCAAGGGCCGCCGGCCAGCTATAG
- a CDS encoding G1 family glutamic endopeptidase codes for MASKIAIAFIIVVVIAVAGYLAVSSFGLLSWRSSGGSGDLYSNNWSGYLATSDSPFSFVSSRWTVPSVSQLSGAGYSSVWVGIGGIGSSNRLIQAGTEQDIQSDGSTQYYAWFEALPRPPVNLGTVAPGDSISVSISKLQNSASTWHVSLSKSSQGISSVLFSGDVQVRASASSRSSAEFIVEAPSAVSGRQSELLPLADFKPITFSNCITDHGGLSKLQSVYRMSITSTGTSTGKMLASPGPLSADSFTVSRT; via the coding sequence GTGGCTAGCAAAATCGCGATAGCTTTCATCATAGTTGTTGTTATCGCGGTGGCGGGCTACCTCGCGGTTTCATCGTTCGGCTTGTTATCCTGGCGGTCTTCCGGCGGGTCTGGAGACCTTTACTCAAACAACTGGAGCGGATATCTGGCGACGTCAGACTCGCCGTTTAGCTTTGTTTCATCCAGATGGACCGTTCCCTCTGTCTCCCAGCTGTCCGGCGCCGGTTATTCCTCAGTTTGGGTTGGCATCGGAGGTATTGGCAGCAGCAACAGGCTTATCCAGGCCGGAACCGAGCAGGATATCCAGAGCGACGGCTCTACGCAATATTATGCATGGTTTGAAGCGCTTCCGAGGCCTCCGGTAAACCTTGGCACGGTAGCGCCCGGCGATTCGATAAGCGTAAGCATCAGCAAGTTGCAGAACTCTGCCTCGACATGGCACGTCAGCCTCTCAAAGTCGTCCCAAGGTATTTCCTCGGTTCTTTTCAGCGGTGATGTCCAGGTAAGGGCCAGTGCATCTTCGAGAAGCTCAGCAGAGTTTATTGTAGAGGCCCCCTCTGCGGTATCCGGCCGCCAGAGCGAACTGCTTCCGCTAGCTGATTTCAAACCGATAACGTTTTCAAACTGCATCACAGATCACGGAGGCCTTTCGAAATTGCAGAGCGTTTACAGGATGTCTATTACAAGCACCGGAACATCAACTGGAAAAATGCTGGCGTCTCCGGGTCCGCTGTCAGCGGACAGTTTCACTGTTTCAAGGACATAG
- a CDS encoding DEAD/DEAH box helicase encodes MKDQIQGQDKDRNRERPQALPPQQAKLAIETSSIEHYEALALEKFKKEGFTSLTTIQQKALPVILRGVNSLLVAPTGSGKTEAAVMPIFSMLAARPLNSEQGKIRAVYVTPLRALNNDVLRRIVKYAESDGLRVEIRHGDTSTKARRKIVENPPDVLITTPESLAVVLTSEKMLAALSALEWVVIDEVHELVSNERGAHLSIGLERLEAASQSRVTRVGLSATVGNLEEAARFVSGSTRRHATLVDTSMRRYDIDLKYVQGSLNNVAHYVTSYVKDSKIEGSVLLFTNTRDEAEYLGTILKNNSEIRVDVHHGSLSREMREETEDTLRSGGAGIVVCTSSLELGLDIGSVDLVIHYGSPRQVSKLMQRIGRSRHKQRSFAKGLVVTNNPDDEVEAIAITRRMKKGSIEEQKMHEGALDVVAHHLVGLAMQTREPVDVESAHELVTRAYPFRRITLFDVQSCIELLSSHNVVRYDREAGKYSRRIKAYKYYFENLSMIPHVLKFEVIDSISKRRIGTLDQQFVGDYGERGNVFVLKGSQWRVLAVDEGRLVVNVEPLRGAAINVPYWVGEMIPVDVKTADEVGRIRNEAANGQLKLSTDVAQAAAKELGVVPDSQNIVVESLAARNTIVIHSAFGSKINNTISSLLSTILSSQLGYVVESRSDPYRIMLTSSARMSQGKIEAALTDTYDLEPVIIAALTGTHNINWKVWTVAKRFGMISREAVYDKKVARMIYDRYAKTPLSAESIRELVHDKYDMAQTQRVLDAIKAGEVRMHWREVSDFTVLAKTIIEHSNKSAAASPLSIEKGVIELVKERLEKTKHRLICIRCAEWERVMETREIPDELVCPKCHSRLVTVTFWSDGELPRIIKTRLAGGKMKEDENHRFERAWKVASLVNNFGKKAIIVLSGHGVGADTAARILRNYVDDEQVFRSIYEAERQYVMTRGFWGD; translated from the coding sequence ATGAAAGATCAAATTCAAGGTCAAGACAAAGACAGGAACCGAGAGCGGCCACAGGCGCTGCCTCCTCAACAGGCCAAGCTGGCGATCGAAACAAGTAGCATAGAGCATTACGAAGCGCTTGCCCTTGAAAAGTTCAAGAAAGAAGGTTTTACCTCTCTAACCACCATACAGCAAAAGGCCCTGCCTGTTATCCTGCGGGGCGTAAACTCGCTTCTGGTCGCTCCGACCGGTTCTGGCAAGACAGAGGCAGCCGTGATGCCGATTTTCTCAATGCTGGCCGCAAGGCCGCTGAACTCTGAGCAGGGCAAGATCAGGGCCGTCTATGTGACTCCTCTCCGCGCACTTAACAACGATGTGTTGCGCAGGATTGTAAAATACGCCGAGTCAGACGGACTGAGGGTCGAGATCCGCCACGGCGACACCTCGACAAAAGCTCGGCGCAAGATAGTCGAAAACCCGCCTGATGTGCTTATCACAACTCCAGAGTCGCTTGCAGTGGTGCTTACTAGCGAAAAAATGCTTGCGGCACTAAGCGCGCTAGAGTGGGTTGTAATTGACGAGGTGCACGAGCTCGTCTCAAACGAAAGGGGCGCCCACCTGTCGATAGGGCTCGAGAGACTGGAGGCGGCATCGCAGAGCAGGGTGACGAGAGTCGGGCTGTCCGCGACGGTCGGCAACCTTGAAGAGGCGGCCAGGTTTGTTTCAGGGTCCACCCGCAGGCACGCGACACTGGTTGACACCAGCATGAGGAGGTACGACATCGACCTGAAATACGTCCAGGGCTCGCTCAACAATGTCGCCCACTATGTCACATCGTATGTCAAGGACAGCAAGATCGAAGGCTCGGTGCTTCTGTTTACCAACACCCGTGACGAGGCCGAGTACCTTGGCACGATACTGAAGAACAATTCCGAGATACGAGTCGACGTCCATCATGGTTCTCTTTCAAGGGAAATGCGTGAAGAGACAGAGGACACTCTGCGATCCGGCGGCGCGGGGATTGTCGTGTGCACGAGTTCTCTCGAACTGGGGCTTGACATCGGTTCAGTCGACCTTGTCATTCATTACGGCTCGCCGAGGCAGGTCTCCAAACTTATGCAGCGAATCGGCCGGAGCAGGCACAAGCAGCGCAGTTTTGCAAAGGGACTCGTGGTTACCAATAATCCGGATGACGAAGTAGAGGCCATCGCGATAACGCGGCGGATGAAGAAAGGATCCATAGAGGAGCAAAAGATGCACGAAGGCGCGCTCGATGTCGTCGCCCACCACCTTGTGGGGCTTGCCATGCAGACGAGGGAGCCGGTAGACGTTGAAAGCGCGCACGAGCTGGTGACGCGCGCCTACCCCTTTCGGCGAATAACGCTGTTTGACGTGCAGAGCTGCATCGAACTTCTTTCAAGCCACAACGTAGTCAGATACGATCGCGAGGCAGGCAAGTATTCCCGGAGGATAAAGGCGTACAAGTATTACTTTGAGAATTTATCCATGATACCCCACGTGCTCAAGTTCGAGGTGATAGACTCGATTAGCAAGCGCAGGATAGGCACGCTGGACCAGCAGTTCGTGGGCGACTACGGCGAGCGGGGAAACGTCTTTGTGCTCAAGGGCTCGCAGTGGAGGGTTCTCGCCGTCGACGAGGGGAGGCTCGTGGTAAACGTGGAGCCGCTAAGAGGCGCAGCGATAAATGTCCCTTACTGGGTCGGCGAAATGATTCCCGTCGATGTCAAGACCGCTGACGAGGTCGGCAGGATCCGAAACGAGGCCGCAAACGGCCAGCTGAAACTGTCAACAGATGTCGCGCAGGCTGCTGCAAAAGAGCTTGGCGTCGTGCCGGACTCGCAGAACATTGTGGTCGAGAGCCTGGCTGCAAGAAATACTATAGTCATTCATTCAGCGTTTGGGAGCAAGATAAACAACACAATTTCCTCGCTGCTCTCGACGATACTTTCATCGCAGCTGGGCTACGTGGTCGAGTCGAGGTCTGACCCCTACAGGATAATGCTCACTTCGAGTGCCAGAATGAGCCAAGGCAAAATCGAGGCCGCGCTTACGGACACGTATGACCTGGAGCCCGTGATAATTGCCGCGCTCACAGGGACCCATAACATCAACTGGAAGGTCTGGACGGTAGCCAAGAGGTTTGGCATGATTAGCCGCGAGGCAGTCTATGACAAAAAGGTGGCCCGCATGATATACGACAGGTATGCCAAGACCCCGCTAAGCGCCGAGTCGATACGCGAGCTGGTTCACGACAAGTACGACATGGCTCAGACTCAGAGGGTTCTTGACGCCATCAAGGCTGGAGAAGTCAGGATGCACTGGCGAGAAGTCTCTGACTTTACAGTCCTTGCCAAGACAATAATCGAGCACTCCAACAAGTCGGCTGCTGCAAGCCCGCTTTCCATCGAAAAGGGTGTCATTGAACTTGTCAAGGAAAGGCTTGAAAAGACAAAGCACAGGCTCATTTGCATCAGGTGTGCGGAATGGGAGCGCGTCATGGAGACAAGGGAGATTCCTGACGAGCTTGTGTGTCCGAAATGCCATTCAAGGCTGGTCACGGTGACTTTCTGGTCCGACGGCGAGCTTCCAAGGATTATCAAGACCAGGCTTGCAGGCGGCAAAATGAAGGAAGATGAGAACCACAGGTTTGAGCGCGCCTGGAAGGTCGCGTCGCTCGTAAACAATTTTGGCAAGAAGGCGATAATCGTGCTTTCAGGCCACGGCGTCGGCGCGGACACCGCCGCAAGGATACTGCGAAACTACGTTGACGACGAGCAGGTCTTTAGGAGCATTTACGAGGCCGAGAGGCAATATGTCATGACCCGGGGATTCTGGGGCGACTGA